A stretch of Candidatus Bathyarchaeota archaeon DNA encodes these proteins:
- a CDS encoding peptidylprolyl isomerase, whose amino-acid sequence MKFDKKLVITIVVMAAVVIVSVAFLAVNYFGDNSPSELTGSTKVLLETSMGDITIQLRTDKPITSENFRTLVEQGRYDNTVFHRIIEGFMIQGGIVSGTVDKISDEIGQNNNNDAYTVAMAKTSEPNSATSQFFINTVDNGEKVVDYDGTKFDQVYTVFGTVIEGKDVVDAISQVPCGPNPDNTSEISSPLEPVTLIKATMIP is encoded by the coding sequence ATGAAATTTGATAAAAAATTGGTGATAACAATTGTGGTGATGGCTGCTGTCGTCATTGTTTCTGTTGCATTTCTTGCAGTCAATTATTTTGGCGATAATTCCCCCAGTGAGTTAACAGGTTCAACTAAGGTTTTACTGGAGACCAGCATGGGCGATATCACCATTCAACTACGAACAGACAAGCCCATAACTTCTGAGAACTTCCGCACTCTGGTTGAGCAGGGAAGATATGACAACACAGTTTTCCACCGAATTATCGAGGGGTTCATGATCCAAGGCGGAATAGTCTCAGGCACAGTTGATAAAATATCCGACGAGATAGGACAAAACAACAACAATGATGCCTACACTGTAGCGATGGCAAAAACCAGTGAGCCTAACTCAGCAACAAGCCAGTTCTTCATAAACACCGTGGATAATGGCGAAAAAGTAGTGGATTATGACGGAACTAAATTTGACCAAGTTTACACTGTGTTCGGAACCGTGATTGAAGGCAAAGACGTAGTTGATGCAATATCGCAGGTACCATGTGGACCAAACCCAGATAATACAAGCGAGATTAGTTCACCATTGGAACCAGTGACTCTGATTAAAGCAACCATGATACCTTAA
- a CDS encoding peptidylprolyl isomerase has translation MSGQNQTPKPASAYVNATKVLLQTSMGDITIALRNDMPITTGNFKNLIQNGTYDGTIFHRVIPNFMIQGGDPTGTGYGDPSIPDIKDEFTKSNHNDRGTIAMANAGPNTGSSQFFINVVDNNYLDAMHPVFGAVISGMDVADKISKVKRNSNDKPKENVTIVKATIQQ, from the coding sequence ATGTCAGGACAAAATCAAACACCTAAACCAGCCTCAGCATACGTAAATGCAACCAAAGTTTTACTCCAAACCAGCATGGGCGACATAACAATCGCGCTACGCAATGATATGCCCATAACAACAGGGAACTTCAAAAACCTAATCCAAAATGGCACATATGACGGCACCATCTTTCACCGCGTCATACCAAACTTTATGATTCAAGGTGGCGACCCCACAGGGACAGGCTACGGAGACCCCTCAATCCCAGACATCAAAGACGAATTCACAAAAAGCAACCACAACGACAGAGGAACCATCGCCATGGCAAACGCGGGTCCAAACACGGGAAGTAGCCAATTCTTCATAAATGTAGTTGACAACAATTACCTTGATGCAATGCACCCCGTTTTTGGGGCGGTTATTTCAGGAATGGATGTTGCAGACAAGATTTCAAAGGTAAAGCGGAACTCAAACGATAAACCCAAAGAAAACGTGACAATCGTAAAAGCAACAATACAGCAGTAG
- the lysS gene encoding lysine--tRNA ligase has product MSEEIIGHGTWYDLMAKKIIEREQSLKRDMSKVRTEMGLGASGFPHIGSLGDASRSYAVTLALKNMDCNSELVAFCDDKDGLRKVPAGLPSDIAQSLEKYLGYSVSTIPDPFGCHESYGKHMSSLLLDALDTCGIEYTYYSANEVYKKGLLLNEIRTILTNARQVGEIVKEEVGQETYTEVLPFFAVCEKCGHLYTTRAYKFDPKTDKVTYKCEGLEIRGKLIPGCGHEGEVDIKSGNGKLTWKSEFAARWRALDIRFEAYGKDIADSVKINDRICREVLKFEPPSHAKYEMFLDKGGKKISKSAGNVFTPQVWFRYGSPQSLLLLMLKRFVGTRTLDVSDIPSYMNELDEMEDVYFGKKQVSEKEKIRLTGLLKYCYVMKPPSKASIHVPYNLMAFLVKLAPKECLNDFVAEKLQSYGYLQKGQGIDAGLAKRIEYALNWTQDFEEITETDVTLTAEEKKALIELIPALEAESDPDKIQNAIFNSAKTNNLKPAKFFKLLYQILLGAKQGPRLGPYMLAMGNQNVVAALSRVLSKS; this is encoded by the coding sequence ATGAGTGAAGAAATTATCGGTCACGGCACATGGTATGACCTAATGGCAAAAAAAATAATCGAGCGCGAGCAATCCCTAAAGCGCGACATGAGCAAAGTCCGCACAGAAATGGGTTTGGGCGCTTCAGGTTTTCCGCACATTGGCAGTTTAGGGGATGCTTCAAGAAGCTACGCTGTGACCTTAGCGCTGAAAAATATGGATTGTAATTCTGAATTGGTTGCTTTCTGTGATGACAAGGACGGGCTGCGCAAGGTTCCCGCTGGGTTACCCTCAGACATTGCTCAGAGCCTAGAGAAATACCTTGGTTACTCGGTATCAACTATACCTGACCCGTTTGGGTGTCATGAAAGCTATGGCAAACACATGAGTTCACTACTGCTGGATGCTCTGGATACGTGTGGTATAGAGTACACGTATTACTCAGCCAACGAAGTTTACAAAAAAGGTTTACTGTTAAACGAAATCCGAACAATCCTTACTAACGCAAGGCAAGTAGGTGAAATTGTCAAAGAAGAGGTCGGACAGGAAACCTACACTGAAGTATTGCCGTTCTTTGCGGTTTGCGAAAAATGTGGGCATCTCTACACTACCCGAGCATACAAGTTTGACCCCAAAACCGACAAAGTCACCTACAAATGCGAAGGGCTAGAAATCCGCGGCAAACTCATACCTGGTTGTGGTCATGAGGGCGAAGTGGACATTAAAAGTGGAAATGGGAAACTTACTTGGAAAAGCGAATTTGCAGCCCGATGGCGAGCACTGGACATCCGATTTGAAGCCTACGGCAAAGACATCGCGGATTCAGTCAAAATAAATGACCGCATCTGCCGTGAAGTTCTAAAGTTTGAGCCTCCAAGCCACGCAAAATACGAGATGTTCCTTGACAAGGGCGGCAAAAAGATTTCTAAGTCTGCTGGTAACGTGTTTACTCCACAGGTGTGGTTCCGTTATGGTTCTCCGCAGTCGTTGCTGTTGTTGATGCTTAAGCGGTTTGTGGGCACAAGGACTTTGGATGTTTCTGATATTCCTTCTTACATGAACGAGCTTGACGAGATGGAGGATGTTTATTTTGGCAAAAAACAGGTTAGTGAAAAAGAAAAAATCCGCCTCACTGGCTTGCTAAAATACTGCTATGTCATGAAGCCACCAAGTAAAGCCAGCATTCATGTACCCTACAATCTGATGGCTTTCCTTGTCAAGCTAGCGCCCAAGGAATGCCTAAACGATTTTGTAGCTGAAAAACTGCAAAGTTATGGTTATCTGCAAAAAGGTCAAGGTATAGACGCTGGCTTAGCTAAACGTATAGAGTACGCTCTTAATTGGACACAGGACTTTGAAGAAATCACCGAAACCGACGTCACGTTGACTGCTGAGGAGAAAAAAGCTCTCATCGAACTAATCCCTGCATTGGAAGCTGAATCTGACCCTGACAAAATCCAAAACGCCATCTTCAACAGTGCAAAAACCAACAACCTCAAACCAGCCAAATTCTTCAAGCTACTATACCAAATTTTGTTGGGTGCAAAGCAAGGTCCAAGGCTTGGTCCATACATGCTTGCGATGGGTAACCAAAACGTTGTTGCAGCGCTTAGTCGAGTGCTGAGCAAAAGTTGA
- a CDS encoding SPFH domain-containing protein codes for MPQVIEWTNVGAEAIVWRYPNEDITWGSQLVVHEYEMAVFFRDGKAYDVFGPGRHTLTTLNLPLLTGLLTRLAGFGGNKPFKATVIFISTKIFAGKWGTKAQTTELAPLQVYGQFWFKIAEASLFVNEVVGGQKAYTTDEVNSFLRGFLNEKIIDELSHYDLITVFTRLDETSVIVKNSLSDYFKRVGIELTDLRFEGIDTTPEYRERLFWLKTGQTAPGDVLRMETVKSAAASLGQGGGGAGALGAGMVLIPQIMTPTGAPQAAPAAALVICPKCSEKVPATSKFCPNCGTNLSPPSHEAMTCPKCNKSIPANSKFCPECGNKIE; via the coding sequence ATGCCACAAGTAATAGAATGGACCAATGTTGGTGCCGAAGCAATTGTTTGGCGTTACCCAAATGAAGACATCACATGGGGATCACAACTAGTCGTACACGAGTACGAAATGGCAGTGTTTTTCAGAGATGGAAAAGCCTATGACGTTTTCGGACCAGGACGACACACCCTAACCACACTTAATCTGCCCCTATTAACAGGATTGCTAACGCGGCTGGCAGGTTTTGGCGGAAACAAACCCTTCAAAGCAACCGTCATATTCATCAGCACAAAAATCTTCGCCGGCAAATGGGGAACCAAAGCACAAACCACCGAACTTGCACCGCTTCAAGTGTATGGGCAGTTCTGGTTTAAAATCGCGGAGGCTTCACTGTTTGTTAACGAAGTTGTAGGTGGACAAAAAGCTTACACAACCGACGAAGTCAACAGTTTCCTACGCGGCTTCCTAAACGAAAAAATTATTGATGAACTCAGCCACTACGACCTCATCACAGTATTCACACGCCTAGACGAAACCAGTGTCATAGTCAAAAACAGCTTAAGCGACTACTTCAAACGAGTCGGCATAGAACTAACTGACCTACGCTTTGAAGGCATCGACACAACCCCCGAATACCGCGAAAGACTCTTCTGGCTCAAAACAGGACAAACCGCACCCGGTGATGTTCTGCGCATGGAAACCGTCAAAAGCGCAGCAGCAAGCCTCGGGCAAGGAGGCGGCGGCGCAGGAGCACTCGGAGCAGGCATGGTTCTTATCCCACAAATCATGACGCCCACAGGTGCACCCCAAGCAGCACCCGCGGCAGCTTTGGTTATCTGTCCAAAATGCAGCGAAAAAGTCCCTGCAACAAGCAAATTCTGCCCCAACTGCGGAACCAACCTATCCCCGCCCTCACATGAAGCAATGACCTGCCCAAAATGCAACAAATCCATACCAGCAAACAGCAAGTTCTGTCCTGAATGCGGAAACAAAATAGAATAG